The following proteins come from a genomic window of Sesamum indicum cultivar Zhongzhi No. 13 linkage group LG10, S_indicum_v1.0, whole genome shotgun sequence:
- the LOC105172237 gene encoding uncharacterized protein LOC105172237 — protein sequence MVSILIHGLKKGPFTSALARDPPIDVERLMALAQKYIDEEEMNAMKDAERREREQTYKRPYDAKGSSGNKTKNDGPREPKYQPKYHNYTPLTMTRERALMMVENADVLKWPRHTRYTPSKKFSNKYCRFHRERGHDMEKCFQLKDEIERLARQGYFCDQIVSGCKAHKDRVRNRSRSRDRNPDPPKTDKAPANWSNEPTKGVIYTIAGGLSAGDSQRTRKRCARVLGSSREREFVLKVEEEEAISFDSSDRLVDGGDMNDPMVIKLDIANFTVHKVLIDSGSSADIIFKSVVDKMGLENSRLEPMKIPLIGFGGSEVASLRMIKIPVSIGDEPKQKTLMVKFLVVDTPFAYNVILGRPSLNSFRAVISTYHMKLNFHTENGVGEVTCD from the coding sequence ATGGTCAGCATTTTGATCCATGGACTGAAGAAAGGCCCGTTCACATCAGCGCTCGCACGCGACCCCCCAATTGATGTAGAGCGTCTGATGGCTTTGGCCCAGAAGTACATcgatgaagaagaaatgaacGCTATGAAAGATGCTGAGCGAAGGGAACGCGAACAGACGTACAAGAGGCCGTATGATGCTAAAGGGAGCAGTGGGAATAAGACTAAGAATGATGGACCGAGAGAGCCAAAATACCAACCTAAATATCACAATTACACTCCGCTAACCATGACACGCGAGAGAGCCCTGATGATGGTAGAAAATGCAGATGTGCTGAAATGGCCGAGGCATACCAGGTATACGCCCTCCAAAAAATTCTCTAACAAGTACTGCAGGTTCCATCGTGAAAGGGGTCACGACATGGAGAAATGCTTCCAGCTGAAAGATGAGATAGAAAGGTTAGCACGGCAGGGATATTTCTGCGATCAAATCGTCAGCGGATGTAAGGCCCATAAAGACAGAGTGAGGAATCGGTCGAGAAGCAGAGATCGCAACCCCGATCCTCCCAAAACTGACAAAGCTCCGGCGAACTGGAGCAATGAACCGACCAAAGGGGTTATATATACGATTGCAGGGGGTCTGAGTGCAGGAGATTCACAGAGAACCAGGAAGAGATGCGCAAGAGTCCTAGGATCGAGCCGAGAAAGGGAGTTCGTACTAAAGGTAGAAGAAGAGGAGGCCATCTCCTTTGACAGTTCGGATAGGCTGGTGGACGGTGGGGATATGAACGATCCGATGGTCATCAAGCTTGACATAGCGAACTTCACTGTTCACAAGGTGTTGATAGATAGTGGGAGTTCTGCAGATATCATCTTCAAAAGCGTGGTCGATAAGATGGGTCTAGAGAATTCCCGTCTGGAACCTATGAAGATTCCCCTAATCGGTTTTGGAGGGAGCGAAGTAGCCTCGCTGCGAATGATCAAGATCCCTGTATCCATAGGTGATGAACCGAAGCAGAAGACCCTGATGGTTAAATTTTTGGTAGTGGATACCCCGTTCGCTTATAATGTCATCCTAGGCAGACCCAGCCTAAATTCGTTCCGAGCAGTCATCTCTACGTATCATATGAAGCTTAATTTCCACACGGAGAATGGAGTGGGAGAGGTAACTTGCGACTAG
- the LOC105172191 gene encoding sigma factor binding protein 2, chloroplastic, which produces MDVNNHQRLPRSTKHQTRDCKGKRKNNNSLKVVYISSPMKVKTSASRFRSLVQKLTGKNSDISHYMAEPSNSYGFIDFCEIDCDANQSLAKQTSDDQCHLLSSISAEDTPTSSDSLFEPIDNVFASQMDEQFSGFFSSNSFFDASQLDVLGSYDELL; this is translated from the coding sequence ATGGATGTCAACAATCACCAAAGGCTTCCAAGATCGACAAAACATCAAACGAGGGACTGTAAGGGGAAGCGAAAGAACAACAATTCACTCAAAGTCGTCTACATCTCTAGCCCCATGAAGGTCAAGACGAGCGCCTCGAGATTTAGGTCACTAGTGCAAAAACTCACGGGTAAGAACTCCGATATATCACACTACATGGCCGAGCCCAGTAACAGTTATGGGTTCATCGATTTTTGTGAGATTGATTGTGACGCAAATCAATCATTAGCAAAGCAGACGAGTGACGACCAGTGTCACCTTCTTTCATCGATTTCTGCAGAGGACACCCCCACGAGTTCAGACTCGCTGTTCGAGCCTATAGACAACGTGTTCGCCTCTCAAATGGACGAGCAATTTTCAGGGTTTTTTTCGTCGAATTCATTCTTTGATGCTTCTCAGCTGGATGTGCTGGGAAGCTATGATGAGTTGCTATGa